In Stigmatopora nigra isolate UIUO_SnigA chromosome 11, RoL_Snig_1.1, whole genome shotgun sequence, the following proteins share a genomic window:
- the LOC144204296 gene encoding high-affinity choline transporter 1-like, translating to MTIHVEGLVAIVLFYLVILFVGIWAAWKNKNSGVGDGGERSESIMVGGRDIGLFVGVFTMTATWVGGGYINGTAENVYLPDYGLAWAQAPFGYALSLVLGGLFFAKPMRSRGYVTMLDPFQQLYGKRMGGLLFIPAVMGEIFWSAAILSALGATLSVIVDININMSVVISALIAIFYTLVGGLYSVAYTDVVQLFCIFVGLWISVPFALSNPAVSDISVTASTAIHQSPWLGKVDPADKWLWGDNFCLLMLGGIPWQVYFQRVLSASSATYAQVLSFLAAFGCLVMAVPSILIGAIGASTDWNQTSYGPVPPKDRDESDMILPIVLQHLCPPYISFFGLGAVSAAVMSSADSSILSASSMFARNIYQLAFRQSASDREIVWVMRLTIFVFGALATAMALLTGTVYGLWYLSSDLVYVIVFPQLLSVLFVKATNTYGSVAAYVFGLLLRIGGGEPYLKLPPFIYYPGWVIQEKIHHLSGDVEYFVQQRFPFKTMSMMASFLANVAFSYLTKYLFESGTLSHKYDFFDAVVSKHSKEIMDKATLVGNDNIILSEMAPVKQALGASLAATFTNREVLSNDEVSSPEEFQDEN from the exons ATGACCATCCACGTCGAGGGTCTGGTGGCCATTGTCCTTTTTTATCTAGTGATTCTCTTCGTGGGCATTTGGGCAGCGTGGAAAAACAAGAACTCAGGCGTGGGTGATGGCGGTGAACGAAGCGAGAGCATCATGGTTGGTGGTCGGGACATTGGCTTGTTTGTGGGTGTATTCACAATGACAG cgACTTGGGTAGGTGGGGGCTATATCAATGGGACAGCTGAGAATGTCTATTTACCTGACTATGGTTTGGCTTGGGCCCAAGCACCCTTTGGCTATGCTCTCAGCCTGGTACTAG GTGGGCTTTTCTTTGCCAAACCCATGCGGTCCCGGGGCTATGTCACTATGCTGGATCCTTTTCAACAGCTCTATGGAAAGAGAATGGGAGGGTTGCTTTTTATTCCAGCTGTTATGGGTGAAATCTTCTGGTCTGCTGCTATTTTATCTGCCTTGG GAGCCACTTTGAGTGTGATCGTTGACATAAACATCAACATGTCAGTGGTGATCTCAGCTCTGATTGCTATCTTCTACACTCTTGTGGGAGGACTCTACTCAGTTGCCTACACTGATGTAGTACAACTCTTCTGCATCTTTGTGGGTTTG TGGATCAGTGTGCCTTTTGCGTTATCCAATCCTGCCGTGTCAGACATCAGCGTGACAGCCAGTACGGCCATCCACCAGTCACCCTGGCTGGGAAAGGTTGATCCCGCTGACAAATGGCTCTGGGGAGATAATTTCTGCTTGCTG ATGTTGGGGGGGATTCCCTGGCAGGTCTATTTTCAACGGGTTCTTTCTGCCTCTTCAGCTACCTACGCCCAGGTCCTTTCCTTCCTTGCTGCCTTCGGTTGTTTGGTCATGGCTGTTCCCTCTATCCTCATAGGAGCAATAGGGGCATCCACTG ACTGGAACCAGACTTCTTATGGGCCCGTGCCTCCAAAAGATCGTGATGAATCCGACATGATCCTTCCCATTGTGCTCCAGCACCTTTGCCCACCTTACATCTCCTTCTTTGGACTCGGAGCTGTATCGGCTGCTGTCATGTCATCTGCAGATTCCTCCATTCTCTCTGCTAGCTCCATGTTTGCCAGGAATATCTATCAACTTGCCTTTCGACAGTCG GCATCGGATCGTGAGATCGTCTGGGTGATGCGTCTTACAATCTTTGTTTTCGGAGCCCTCGCCACTGCCATGGCGTTGTTAACAGGAACAGTGTATGGGCTGTGGTACCTGAGCTCGGACCTTGTCTATGTCATTGTCTTTCCTCAGCTTCTTAGTGTCCTTTTCGTCAAAGCAACCAATACCTACGGCTCAGTGGCTGCCTACGTATTTGGTCTTTTGCTACGAATTGGCGGAGGAGAACCCTATTTAAAACTTCCGCCCTTCATTTATTATCCTGGTTGGGTGATCCAAGAGAAGATCCACCATCTCTCTGGTGATGTAGAGTATTTTGTCCAGCAGAGATTCCCATTCAAGACAATGTCCATGATGGCATCCTTTTTGGCAAATGTGGCATTTTCCTACCTGACAAAGTACCTGTTTGAAAGTGGTACGCTGTCTCACAAGTATGACTTCTTCGATGCCGTGGTCTCCAAGCACAGCAAGGAGATCATGGACAAGGCCACATTGGTGGGCAATGATAATATCATACTCTCAGAGATGGCGCCTGTCAAACAAGCTCTGGGTGCATCCCTCGCGGCGACCTTCACCAACAGGGAGGTCCTAAGTAATGATGAGGTGTCGAGTCCTGAGGAGTTTCAAGATGAAAACTAG